The genomic interval CGGCAATCCTTTAAGTCTCCAATCCTCGGCATACGGCCTTGCCGAAAAGGAACGGAATCTTGAAGAACTGAGAACCGATCTTGCAAATTACACCGTTATTGCTCCGTTTGAGGGAACAATTGCCGCGCTTAATCTTAAACGGTTTGATACTGTTTCAAGCGGCAATTCTGTGGGAACGCTTATCACTAGGCAAAAAATCGCCGAAATTTCTTTGAATGAAATTGATGTCGCTAAAGTTAAAACGGGCCAAAAAGTCACGCTGACTTTTGACGCAATTCCCAACCTTACTATTACAGGACAAGTCGCGGAAATAGACGCGTTAGGTTCTGTTTTACAGGGCGTTGTTACCTACAACGTAAAAATCGGCTTTGATACGCAGGATGATCGGGTAAAAACAGCGATGAGCGTTTCGGCCGCCATTGTCACCGAAGCAAAACCGAATGTGCTTATTTTGCCAAACTCGGCGGTAAAATCACAGGACAAAATTAGTTATGTGGAAATTGTGGAGGGTGATGACCGGGACTTGGCGCTTGCGGCAAACGCGAGCGGAGCAATTCTTAAAAATTCGCCGCGCCAGCAGCCGGTTGAAATCGGAACAATAAGCGATGAGTTCACGGAGATTACAAACGGCCTTAAAGAAGGAGATGTAATTGTAACACGGACCATTCAGCCAACTGCCGCTCAAACTGCGCAGACGCAACAGCAATCCGGCGGTTTAAGAATTCCCGGACTTTCCGGCGGAGGAGGCGGCGGCGGATTTAGAGGCGGCGGTGGTTCTAGCCGTTAACGCAATGATTGAATGTAAAAACATCGCTAAAATTTACAAAAGCGGTCCGCCAGTTGGCGGAATAGAAACTCACGCGCTTAAAAATGCTTCGTTCAAGATAGATGACGGCGAGTTTGTGGCGATTATGGGGCCGTCCGGTTCCGGAAAATCAACGCTAATGCATATTATCGGGTGTTTGGATACGCCGACCAGCGGTGAATATCTTTTAAATGATAAAAATATTTCTAAATTTTCCGATGACGAGCTTGCCGATATTCGGATGCAAAAAATCGGTTTTGTGTTCCAGTCTTACAATCTATTGCCGCGTTCGACAGTCCTGCGGAATGTAAGCCTGCCGCTGGTCTACGCCGGCGTCAAAAAAGAAGATCGCGAAAAACGGGCCAAAAAAGCCCTTAGCGCTTCGGCTTTCCCTGAGCAATTCTGGAACCATTATTCCAATCAGCTTTCCGGAGGCATGATGCAAAGAGTTGCCATTGCCCGCGCGCTTGTCAACAATCCGGTACTGGTTCTTGCCGACGAACCCACTGGCAATCTTGACACCAAGACCGGCGAAATCGTGCTTAATACTTTTCAGCGGCTTAACTCTGAACAGAAGCGGACAATAGTGTTGATTACTCATGAACGTTATGTCGCCGAACACGCTGAACGCATTATTCAAATCCGCGACGGGAACATTATTGAAGACAGTCCGGTAAAAAACAGGCGGATTGCCAACCACCGTGATTTTTAAAACGGGAAATTAAAAAATATGAAACTAACTGATATTATTCAAGAAACCTACATCGCTCTTTCAGCCAATATTGCTCGTTCGGGTTTGACGGTTTTGGGTATTGTCATCGGCATCGGATCGGTAATCGCGATGATTTCAATCGGCCAGGGCGCGGCGGGACAAATTCAATCAAGTATTGAGGGTCTTGGTTCAAATCTTCTGACCGTGCTGCCCGGCATTGTCCAGCCCGGCCGGGGCATTGTTTCTTCCGGCCGTG from Candidatus Niyogibacteria bacterium carries:
- a CDS encoding ABC transporter ATP-binding protein, translated to MIECKNIAKIYKSGPPVGGIETHALKNASFKIDDGEFVAIMGPSGSGKSTLMHIIGCLDTPTSGEYLLNDKNISKFSDDELADIRMQKIGFVFQSYNLLPRSTVLRNVSLPLVYAGVKKEDREKRAKKALSASAFPEQFWNHYSNQLSGGMMQRVAIARALVNNPVLVLADEPTGNLDTKTGEIVLNTFQRLNSEQKRTIVLITHERYVAEHAERIIQIRDGNIIEDSPVKNRRIANHRDF